In a single window of the Solea senegalensis isolate Sse05_10M linkage group LG1, IFAPA_SoseM_1, whole genome shotgun sequence genome:
- the LOC122772061 gene encoding uncharacterized protein LOC122772061 isoform X3 has protein sequence MEACMTRPEAKKRPKPPKPPPKPADVQIKRTDPERPTPFVPPRPTDAELTGTQYRVKRAAATINEANGNLTKRDGERKSSETPVAPPRRKEKENLVENSRYSQRRRVNTEDTERDKPEAAKVPNNESNNSGLTGVFRRSQKDKTPSFTTKGSSPATEEGVSEKDQTTEKSKQEKNAEQKQDKGMFSGVFWKTPKDRLSPSLTVNKEDSDSDDAEAEEKTSQEKGSIFSGFLKKSNKPAEETPPQENLSAHSELAASNDSLSENKKEKEGIFSGMFRKSPKPVDAKNDENQQSPPDDVSGSNENLAENAKDKEGFFSGILRKSPKIPVEETPEQDKELQRTELAASSESLSENSGNTKEKSNFFSGMFKKSPKLPEGSRLEEVKKEDSDSDDAEAEEKTAQAKGGIFSGFLKKSNKPAEETPAQAAEPLHGELSTSTDSLSENKEKSGLFSGLLRKTPKASGESQENLLSQKDLSASNDSLSEAKEKGGGFSGMFKKSSRLVDGPPTEKEKLMPDSELSGNNDGLSENNTKEKGGIFGGIFKKPPKPAEASQSDEDESPDKELSASSENLSENKQEKKGGFAGIFKRSASIDNLFDEEKGGLFSGLLKKTPKASEDDAATEDKDEQRELSASNDSLSENANTKEKNIFSGMFKKTPKAAEGTTDEELNTIKENKLSASCENLSEPKEKTGGLAGIFKKSPRPSPRHAVSKDPLSDSRQLSISLDNLTNAVEGDQSARGGLSASNDNLSEATGNTKETKQGGFAGMFRRTPKTVEAQESVDIEPPEGGGLKRRRTIKKKKRVVSFRIKKTLPKLPKVSQPSDKMPILEEEMEMRELNSQESTVEVQPVEMAAFPTGGNPQAQQESDELMEWWNTVKGWKEWNEGSNFQADDEEMALEQAADRVFMAARLFVRLFNQRGASLQQRILELLGVADAADYFHKKTVSAAVGGGVASVAGSITTITGLILAPFTFGASIIVTAVGIGVATAGSIASATANITDTVHSNMDRKKVEKLIQDYQEEIKDIRECMEFVQEGMDTLEEWDFEKYSQSAAKKAMNHNIKHVMKEGGRAGKALMINTDKLISTVQVLGAAGGAAKAAQAISVTTGVMSALFLALDVFFLAKDSHELRKGAKTKFATKIREVCKDLQDGLLELNKVKTQLQKTMDGIEVEEYEEIEEVEEEIEDDLESDPKKLAELDQELDLLEEKLDKKVEEEQKKRKEQEEELLKSKEKNEESIKEKGDPEKKSDKEEEEKICEKDAKKEGKKESKMEKGQEESKPGSKLVKLFEKIIEPKDAKAAKEEDLKEQLQKGSKKDKETENRITAVKEKQESKGDKAQQNTGVDEKPKKVDVTEKEEDERKTSDLKPEQWSGKRESQRSREGERGTRHEWKSVNKEKVEESVSMRRHSSSRSDREKQRGSEHKTRETDKERGSSRDMERLLRKDSDRLESWRRTEDERGVKDWRADVTKTREERREPKDGRESKRETEKRESHRSHETRMDREWRSSREEFDSQRSHHHHRKEHEEKRESRVESARRQFERAGSEEAEEDDEDRRKRREDGESRRKDREHGHNRQGSRSSVRMMEDGLYI, from the exons GAGCTGACTGGGACACAATACAGAGTGAAGAGAGCTGCAGCAACAATCAATGAG GCCAATGGAAACTTAACAAAAAGAGATGGAGAACGTAAATCGTCTGAAACTCCTGTGGCTCCACCCAGACGCAAAGAAAAG gAAAATTTAGTCGAAAACAGCAGATACAGTCAGAGAAGGAGGGTGaacactgaggacacagag CGCGACAAACCAGAAGCTGCTAAAGTTCCCAACAATGAG aGTAACAACTCAGGGTTGACTGGAGTGTTTCGACGGAgccaaaaagacaaaacacctTCTTTCACT ACCAAAGGTTCAAGCCCAGCCACTGAGGAAGGAGTCTCAGAAAAGGACCAAACCACTGAAAAGAGCAAGCAAGAAAAAAACGCAGAACAAAAACAG GACAAAGGGATGTTCTCTGGGGTGTTCTGGAAAACACCTAAAGACAGATTATCTCCTTCACTCACG GTCAATAAAGAGGACAGTGACTCTGACGAtgcagaggcagaggagaagacGTCTCAA GAGAAAGGAAGCATCTTCTCTGGCTTCCTCAAAAAATCCAACAAACCAGCAGAGGAGACGCCTCCACAG GAGAATCTGAGCGCTCACAGTGAGCTCGCGGCCAGCAATGACAGTCTGTCTGAGAACAAGAAG GAAAAAGAAGGAATATTCAGTGGGATGTTCAGGAAGTCTCCAAAACCTGTCGATGCTAAGAATGATGag aaccAACAGTCTCCTCCTGACGATGTGTCAGGCAGTAACGAAAATCTGGCTGAAAACGCTAAA GATAAAGAAGGATTCTTCAGTGGGATTCTCCGAAAGTCTCCAAAGATTCCTGTAGAGGAGACACCTGAGCAG GATAAAGAGTTGCAGCGGACCGAGCTGGCGGCCAGCAGTGAGAGTCTGTCTGAGAACAGCGGCAACACTAAA GAGAAAAGCAACTTTTTCAGTGGAATGTTCAAGAAATCTCCCAAACTGCCTGAAGGGTCACGACTGGAGGAG GTCAAAAAAGAGGATAGTGACTCTGACGATGctgaggcagaggagaagaCGGCTCAA GCGAAAGGAGGCAtcttctctggtttcctcaaAAAATCCAACAAACCAGCAGAGGAGACGCCTGCACAG GCTGCGGAGCCGCTGCACGGTGAACTCTCCACCAGCACCGACAGCCTGTCGGAGAACAAG GAGAAAAGTGGTTTGTTCAGCGGACTCCTCAGGAAGACTCCCAAAGCATCTGGAGAG TCTCAGGAGAATCTGTTATCACAGAAGGATCTTTCAGCGAGCAACGACAGTCTGTCAGAGGCGAAG GAGAAGGGAGGTGGGTTCAGTGGAATGTTCAAGAAGTCGTCCAGACTTGTCGACGGTCCTCCCACAGAGAAA GAAAAACTGATGCCAGACAGCGAGCTGTCTGGAAACAATGACGGTCTGTCCGAGAACAACACCAAG GAAAAAGGGGGAATCTTTGGTGGAATATTCAAAAAGCCGCCCAAACCTGCAGAAGCTTCTCAGTCCGATGAG GATGAGAGTCCTGATAAGGAGCTCTCAGCCAGCAGTGAAAATTTGTCTGAGAACAAACAG GAGAAGAAAGGAGGCTTCGCTGGAATATTCAAAAGGTCTGCCAGCATCGATAACCTGTTTGACGAG GAGAAAGGTGGACTTTTCAGTGGACTGCTCAAGAAAACACCTAAAGCATCTGAAGATGATGCTGCTACAGAG gatAAAGACGAGCAGAGGGAGCTGTCGGCAAGTAACGACAGTCTGTCTGAAAACGCTAACACCAAG GAGAAAAATATTTTCAGTGGGATGTTTAAGAAAACTCCAAAAGCAGCAGAGGGGACAACAGATGAG gagctaaacacaatcaaagaaaataaattatctGCCAGCTGTGAAAATCTCTCAGAACCAAAG GAGAAGACAGGAGGACTTGCAGGGATTTTTAAAAAGTCTCCTAGACCTTCTCCACGCCATGCTGTTTCAAAG GATCCTCTCAGTGACTCGAGGCAACTGTCCATCAGCTTGGACAATCTCACAAACGCTGTTGAG GGGGATCAGTCGGCACGAGGCGGACTGTCTGCCAGCAACGACAATCTGTCTGAGgccacaggaaacacaaag GAGACAAAACAAGGAGGATTTGCTGGGATGTTTAGGAGAACGCCCAAAACTGTGGAAGCACAG GAAAGTGTAGACATAGAGCCACCAGAGGGAGGTGGGCTGAAACGCAGGAGGAccatcaagaaaaaaaaacga GTTGTGTCTTTCCGAATCAAGAAAACTCTTCCGAAACTACCCAAGGTTTCACAG CCTTCAGATAAGATGCCTATCCTTGAAGAGGAGATGGAGATGCGGGAGCTGAACTCACAg gAGAGCACAGTAGAGGTGCAGCCTGTAGAGATGGCAGCTTTCCCGACCGGGGGCAACCCTCAAGCTCAACag gaAAGTGACGAGCTGATGGAGTGGTGGAACACAGTCAAAG GTTGGAAAGAGTGGAATGAGGGATCCAATTTCCAGGCGGATGATGAGGAAAT GGCGCTGGAGCAGGCAGCTGACCGTGTCTTCATGGCGGCTCGCCTCTTTGTGCGACTTTTCAACCAGCGCGGGGCGTCCCTGCAGCAGCGCATCCTGGAGCTTCTGGGTGTTGCAGACGCAGCGGATTACTTCCACAAGAAAACGGTGTCGGCTGCTGTGGGTGGAGGCGTGGCCAGTGTGGCGGGCAGTATTACCACAATCACAGGCCTCATTCTGGCACCTTTCACCTTTGGTGCCTCCATTATCGTCACAGCTGTGGGGATTGGTGTGGCGACGGCGGGCAGCATCGCCTCGGCTACGGCTAATATCACAGACACGGTTCATTCTAACATGGACAGGAAGAAGGTGGAGAAGTTGATCCAGGACTATCAGGAAGAGATCAAAGATATCAGAGAATGTATGGAGTTTGTGCAG GAAGGTATGGATACACTGGAGGAATGGGACTTTGAGAAATATTCTCAGAGTGCAGCCAAAAAAGCTATGAATCACAACATCAAACATGTGATGAAGGAGGGTGGCCGCGCCGGTAAAGCCCTGATGATCAACACGGACAAACTCATCAGCACCGTGCAGGTTCTTGGCGCTGCAGGCGGAGCAGCCAAAGCTGCTCAGGCCATCAGCGTCACCACGGGAGTCATGTCGGCTCTCTTCCTCGCCCTCGATGTTTTCTTCCTCGCCAAAGACTCGCACGAGCTTCGCAAAGGTGCCAAAACCAAGTTTGCCACCAAGATCAGAGAGGTGTGTAAAGACCTTCAGGATGGTCTCCTGGAGCTGAACAAGGTCAAGACACAGCTGCAGAAAACCATGGATGGCATCGAGGTGGAGGAGTACGAGGAAAtcgaggaggtggaggaggagattgAAGACGATTTGGAGTCGGACCCGAAGAAGCTGGCGGAGCTGGACCAGGAGCTCGACCTCCTGGAGGAGAAACTGGACAAGAAGGttgaggaggagcagaagaagagaaaagagcaaGAGGAGGAACTTCTGAAAAGTAAGGAGAAAAACGAAGAGAGCATTAAGGAAAAAGGAGATCCAGAGAAAAAGAgtgacaaggaggaggaggaaaaaattTGTGAAAAGGAtgcaaagaaagagggaaagaaggaaagcAAGATGGAAAAAGGTCAAGAAGAAAGCAAACCTGGATCCAAATTAGTGAAGCTATTCGAAAAAATAATAGAGCCAAAAGATGCGAAAGCTGCTAAAGAGGAGGATTTAAAAGAACAACTGCAGAAAGGAAgcaaaaaggacaaagaaacTGAGAACAGAATAACAGCtgtcaaagaaaaacaggagagCAAGGGGGACAAGGCACAACAAAACACCGGTGTGGATGAAAAACCTAAAAAAGTGGATGTaacagagaaggaggaggatgagagaaaGACGAGTGATCTGAAACCAGAGCAGTGGAGTGGGAAGAGAGAAAGCCAAAGAAGCAGAGAGGGGGAACGAGGGACGAGGCACGAATGGAAATCAGTGAATAAAGAGAAAGTGGAGGAAAGTGTGAGCATGAGGAGAcatagcagcagcaggagtgaccgagaaaaacagagagggagtGAACATAAGACGAGAGAAACTGATAAagagagaggaagcagcagagacaTGGAGAGACTCTTGAGAAAAGACAGTGACAGGTtggagagctggaggagaacaGAGGACGAGCGGGGAGTGAAAGACTGGAGAGCCGACGTGACGAAGACTCGTGAAGAGAGGAGGGAACCTAAAGATGGAAGGGAGTCCAAGAGGGAGACGGAGAAAAGGGAGTCGCATCGAAGTCACGAAACGAGGATGGACAGAgagtggaggagcagcagggagGAGTTTGATTCCCAGAGGagtcaccaccaccacagaaAGGAGCACGAGGAGAAACGCGAGAGCAGGGTGGAGAGCGCAAGGAGGCAGTTTGAGAGGGCAGGAagtgaggaggcagaggaggatgatgaggataggaggaagaggagggaggatggagagagTCGGAGGAAGGACAGAGAGCACGGACACAATCGGCAAGGATCTCGATCCAGTGTTCGGATGATGGAGGACGGACTGTACATTTAG
- the LOC122772061 gene encoding uncharacterized protein LOC122772061 isoform X1 has product MEACMTRPEAKKRPKPPKPPPKPADVQIKRTDPERPTPFVPPRPTDAELTGTQYRVKRAAATINEANGNLTKRDGERKSSETPVAPPRRKEKENLVENSRYSQRRRVNTEDTERDKPEAAKVPNNESNNSGLTGVFRRSQKDKTPSFTSYVFDEEQEEKPGEVPAKQAPGSKPSGLKGVMKGLQFKSSPKTKGSSPATEEGVSEKDQTTEKSKQEKNAEQKQDKGMFSGVFWKTPKDRLSPSLTVNKEDSDSDDAEAEEKTSQEKGSIFSGFLKKSNKPAEETPPQENLSAHSELAASNDSLSENKKEKEGIFSGMFRKSPKPVDAKNDENQQSPPDDVSGSNENLAENAKDKEGFFSGILRKSPKIPVEETPEQDKELQRTELAASSESLSENSGNTKEKSNFFSGMFKKSPKLPEGSRLEEVKKEDSDSDDAEAEEKTAQAKGGIFSGFLKKSNKPAEETPAQAAEPLHGELSTSTDSLSENKEKSGLFSGLLRKTPKASGESQENLLSQKDLSASNDSLSEAKEKGGGFSGMFKKSSRLVDGPPTEKEKLMPDSELSGNNDGLSENNTKEKGGIFGGIFKKPPKPAEASQSDEDESPDKELSASSENLSENKQEKKGGFAGIFKRSASIDNLFDEEKGGLFSGLLKKTPKASEDDAATEDKDEQRELSASNDSLSENANTKEKNIFSGMFKKTPKAAEGTTDEELNTIKENKLSASCENLSEPKEKTGGLAGIFKKSPRPSPRHAVSKDPLSDSRQLSISLDNLTNAVEGDQSARGGLSASNDNLSEATGNTKETKQGGFAGMFRRTPKTVEAQESVDIEPPEGGGLKRRRTIKKKKRVVSFRIKKTLPKLPKVSQPSDKMPILEEEMEMRELNSQESTVEVQPVEMAAFPTGGNPQAQQESDELMEWWNTVKGWKEWNEGSNFQADDEEMALEQAADRVFMAARLFVRLFNQRGASLQQRILELLGVADAADYFHKKTVSAAVGGGVASVAGSITTITGLILAPFTFGASIIVTAVGIGVATAGSIASATANITDTVHSNMDRKKVEKLIQDYQEEIKDIRECMEFVQEGMDTLEEWDFEKYSQSAAKKAMNHNIKHVMKEGGRAGKALMINTDKLISTVQVLGAAGGAAKAAQAISVTTGVMSALFLALDVFFLAKDSHELRKGAKTKFATKIREVCKDLQDGLLELNKVKTQLQKTMDGIEVEEYEEIEEVEEEIEDDLESDPKKLAELDQELDLLEEKLDKKVEEEQKKRKEQEEELLKSKEKNEESIKEKGDPEKKSDKEEEEKICEKDAKKEGKKESKMEKGQEESKPGSKLVKLFEKIIEPKDAKAAKEEDLKEQLQKGSKKDKETENRITAVKEKQESKGDKAQQNTGVDEKPKKVDVTEKEEDERKTSDLKPEQWSGKRESQRSREGERGTRHEWKSVNKEKVEESVSMRRHSSSRSDREKQRGSEHKTRETDKERGSSRDMERLLRKDSDRLESWRRTEDERGVKDWRADVTKTREERREPKDGRESKRETEKRESHRSHETRMDREWRSSREEFDSQRSHHHHRKEHEEKRESRVESARRQFERAGSEEAEEDDEDRRKRREDGESRRKDREHGHNRQGSRSSVRMMEDGLYI; this is encoded by the exons GAGCTGACTGGGACACAATACAGAGTGAAGAGAGCTGCAGCAACAATCAATGAG GCCAATGGAAACTTAACAAAAAGAGATGGAGAACGTAAATCGTCTGAAACTCCTGTGGCTCCACCCAGACGCAAAGAAAAG gAAAATTTAGTCGAAAACAGCAGATACAGTCAGAGAAGGAGGGTGaacactgaggacacagag CGCGACAAACCAGAAGCTGCTAAAGTTCCCAACAATGAG aGTAACAACTCAGGGTTGACTGGAGTGTTTCGACGGAgccaaaaagacaaaacacctTCTTTCACT AGCTATGTGTTCGATGAGGAGCAGGAAGAGAAACCTGGTGAGGTCCCGGCCAAACAGGCTCCTGGAAGTAAACCg AGCGGTTTGAAAGGGGTAATGAAAGGTTTGCAGTTCAAGTCGTCACCTAAG ACCAAAGGTTCAAGCCCAGCCACTGAGGAAGGAGTCTCAGAAAAGGACCAAACCACTGAAAAGAGCAAGCAAGAAAAAAACGCAGAACAAAAACAG GACAAAGGGATGTTCTCTGGGGTGTTCTGGAAAACACCTAAAGACAGATTATCTCCTTCACTCACG GTCAATAAAGAGGACAGTGACTCTGACGAtgcagaggcagaggagaagacGTCTCAA GAGAAAGGAAGCATCTTCTCTGGCTTCCTCAAAAAATCCAACAAACCAGCAGAGGAGACGCCTCCACAG GAGAATCTGAGCGCTCACAGTGAGCTCGCGGCCAGCAATGACAGTCTGTCTGAGAACAAGAAG GAAAAAGAAGGAATATTCAGTGGGATGTTCAGGAAGTCTCCAAAACCTGTCGATGCTAAGAATGATGag aaccAACAGTCTCCTCCTGACGATGTGTCAGGCAGTAACGAAAATCTGGCTGAAAACGCTAAA GATAAAGAAGGATTCTTCAGTGGGATTCTCCGAAAGTCTCCAAAGATTCCTGTAGAGGAGACACCTGAGCAG GATAAAGAGTTGCAGCGGACCGAGCTGGCGGCCAGCAGTGAGAGTCTGTCTGAGAACAGCGGCAACACTAAA GAGAAAAGCAACTTTTTCAGTGGAATGTTCAAGAAATCTCCCAAACTGCCTGAAGGGTCACGACTGGAGGAG GTCAAAAAAGAGGATAGTGACTCTGACGATGctgaggcagaggagaagaCGGCTCAA GCGAAAGGAGGCAtcttctctggtttcctcaaAAAATCCAACAAACCAGCAGAGGAGACGCCTGCACAG GCTGCGGAGCCGCTGCACGGTGAACTCTCCACCAGCACCGACAGCCTGTCGGAGAACAAG GAGAAAAGTGGTTTGTTCAGCGGACTCCTCAGGAAGACTCCCAAAGCATCTGGAGAG TCTCAGGAGAATCTGTTATCACAGAAGGATCTTTCAGCGAGCAACGACAGTCTGTCAGAGGCGAAG GAGAAGGGAGGTGGGTTCAGTGGAATGTTCAAGAAGTCGTCCAGACTTGTCGACGGTCCTCCCACAGAGAAA GAAAAACTGATGCCAGACAGCGAGCTGTCTGGAAACAATGACGGTCTGTCCGAGAACAACACCAAG GAAAAAGGGGGAATCTTTGGTGGAATATTCAAAAAGCCGCCCAAACCTGCAGAAGCTTCTCAGTCCGATGAG GATGAGAGTCCTGATAAGGAGCTCTCAGCCAGCAGTGAAAATTTGTCTGAGAACAAACAG GAGAAGAAAGGAGGCTTCGCTGGAATATTCAAAAGGTCTGCCAGCATCGATAACCTGTTTGACGAG GAGAAAGGTGGACTTTTCAGTGGACTGCTCAAGAAAACACCTAAAGCATCTGAAGATGATGCTGCTACAGAG gatAAAGACGAGCAGAGGGAGCTGTCGGCAAGTAACGACAGTCTGTCTGAAAACGCTAACACCAAG GAGAAAAATATTTTCAGTGGGATGTTTAAGAAAACTCCAAAAGCAGCAGAGGGGACAACAGATGAG gagctaaacacaatcaaagaaaataaattatctGCCAGCTGTGAAAATCTCTCAGAACCAAAG GAGAAGACAGGAGGACTTGCAGGGATTTTTAAAAAGTCTCCTAGACCTTCTCCACGCCATGCTGTTTCAAAG GATCCTCTCAGTGACTCGAGGCAACTGTCCATCAGCTTGGACAATCTCACAAACGCTGTTGAG GGGGATCAGTCGGCACGAGGCGGACTGTCTGCCAGCAACGACAATCTGTCTGAGgccacaggaaacacaaag GAGACAAAACAAGGAGGATTTGCTGGGATGTTTAGGAGAACGCCCAAAACTGTGGAAGCACAG GAAAGTGTAGACATAGAGCCACCAGAGGGAGGTGGGCTGAAACGCAGGAGGAccatcaagaaaaaaaaacga GTTGTGTCTTTCCGAATCAAGAAAACTCTTCCGAAACTACCCAAGGTTTCACAG CCTTCAGATAAGATGCCTATCCTTGAAGAGGAGATGGAGATGCGGGAGCTGAACTCACAg gAGAGCACAGTAGAGGTGCAGCCTGTAGAGATGGCAGCTTTCCCGACCGGGGGCAACCCTCAAGCTCAACag gaAAGTGACGAGCTGATGGAGTGGTGGAACACAGTCAAAG GTTGGAAAGAGTGGAATGAGGGATCCAATTTCCAGGCGGATGATGAGGAAAT GGCGCTGGAGCAGGCAGCTGACCGTGTCTTCATGGCGGCTCGCCTCTTTGTGCGACTTTTCAACCAGCGCGGGGCGTCCCTGCAGCAGCGCATCCTGGAGCTTCTGGGTGTTGCAGACGCAGCGGATTACTTCCACAAGAAAACGGTGTCGGCTGCTGTGGGTGGAGGCGTGGCCAGTGTGGCGGGCAGTATTACCACAATCACAGGCCTCATTCTGGCACCTTTCACCTTTGGTGCCTCCATTATCGTCACAGCTGTGGGGATTGGTGTGGCGACGGCGGGCAGCATCGCCTCGGCTACGGCTAATATCACAGACACGGTTCATTCTAACATGGACAGGAAGAAGGTGGAGAAGTTGATCCAGGACTATCAGGAAGAGATCAAAGATATCAGAGAATGTATGGAGTTTGTGCAG GAAGGTATGGATACACTGGAGGAATGGGACTTTGAGAAATATTCTCAGAGTGCAGCCAAAAAAGCTATGAATCACAACATCAAACATGTGATGAAGGAGGGTGGCCGCGCCGGTAAAGCCCTGATGATCAACACGGACAAACTCATCAGCACCGTGCAGGTTCTTGGCGCTGCAGGCGGAGCAGCCAAAGCTGCTCAGGCCATCAGCGTCACCACGGGAGTCATGTCGGCTCTCTTCCTCGCCCTCGATGTTTTCTTCCTCGCCAAAGACTCGCACGAGCTTCGCAAAGGTGCCAAAACCAAGTTTGCCACCAAGATCAGAGAGGTGTGTAAAGACCTTCAGGATGGTCTCCTGGAGCTGAACAAGGTCAAGACACAGCTGCAGAAAACCATGGATGGCATCGAGGTGGAGGAGTACGAGGAAAtcgaggaggtggaggaggagattgAAGACGATTTGGAGTCGGACCCGAAGAAGCTGGCGGAGCTGGACCAGGAGCTCGACCTCCTGGAGGAGAAACTGGACAAGAAGGttgaggaggagcagaagaagagaaaagagcaaGAGGAGGAACTTCTGAAAAGTAAGGAGAAAAACGAAGAGAGCATTAAGGAAAAAGGAGATCCAGAGAAAAAGAgtgacaaggaggaggaggaaaaaattTGTGAAAAGGAtgcaaagaaagagggaaagaaggaaagcAAGATGGAAAAAGGTCAAGAAGAAAGCAAACCTGGATCCAAATTAGTGAAGCTATTCGAAAAAATAATAGAGCCAAAAGATGCGAAAGCTGCTAAAGAGGAGGATTTAAAAGAACAACTGCAGAAAGGAAgcaaaaaggacaaagaaacTGAGAACAGAATAACAGCtgtcaaagaaaaacaggagagCAAGGGGGACAAGGCACAACAAAACACCGGTGTGGATGAAAAACCTAAAAAAGTGGATGTaacagagaaggaggaggatgagagaaaGACGAGTGATCTGAAACCAGAGCAGTGGAGTGGGAAGAGAGAAAGCCAAAGAAGCAGAGAGGGGGAACGAGGGACGAGGCACGAATGGAAATCAGTGAATAAAGAGAAAGTGGAGGAAAGTGTGAGCATGAGGAGAcatagcagcagcaggagtgaccgagaaaaacagagagggagtGAACATAAGACGAGAGAAACTGATAAagagagaggaagcagcagagacaTGGAGAGACTCTTGAGAAAAGACAGTGACAGGTtggagagctggaggagaacaGAGGACGAGCGGGGAGTGAAAGACTGGAGAGCCGACGTGACGAAGACTCGTGAAGAGAGGAGGGAACCTAAAGATGGAAGGGAGTCCAAGAGGGAGACGGAGAAAAGGGAGTCGCATCGAAGTCACGAAACGAGGATGGACAGAgagtggaggagcagcagggagGAGTTTGATTCCCAGAGGagtcaccaccaccacagaaAGGAGCACGAGGAGAAACGCGAGAGCAGGGTGGAGAGCGCAAGGAGGCAGTTTGAGAGGGCAGGAagtgaggaggcagaggaggatgatgaggataggaggaagaggagggaggatggagagagTCGGAGGAAGGACAGAGAGCACGGACACAATCGGCAAGGATCTCGATCCAGTGTTCGGATGATGGAGGACGGACTGTACATTTAG